One part of the Phragmites australis chromosome 3, lpPhrAust1.1, whole genome shotgun sequence genome encodes these proteins:
- the LOC133913147 gene encoding serine/threonine-protein kinase GRIK1-like, with protein MADLTDIGCCSCFSFLRKPSVSVRRPPDADARLSEDLLKHQSTEDPDGSFYTGNDPDGSFYNGGDLDGSFYNGDDPDRSFYGRDDTDYLNGSDDGPPRKSSEDIIQSRAQNGFACREIPVKETRKVFRSEDENGNKMINQYVHLGKIGSGSYGKVVLYRSMKDGKLYAVKVLNKPYMMKVRVVRSETAMTDVLREVSIMKMLNHPNIVNLVEVIDDPNIDKFYMVLEYVEGKMVCDNGLEEATARNYLRDIISGLMYLHSHNIIHGDIKPDNLLVTSTSNVKIGDFSVSQVFEDDDDMLWRSPGTPVFTAPECCQGSAYHGRASDTWAVGVTLYCMISGHYPFLGDTLQETYDKIVNDPVQIPGDMNPQLADLLQRLLCKDPGDRITLQAAAEHAWVAADKGPVPEYICRCGFGRKKKNDFQEEVQ; from the exons ATGGCAGACCTAACCGACATAGGCTGCTGcagttgttttagttttttaagGAAGCCCAGTGTGTCTGTACGTCGACCTCCGGACGCAGATGCCAGGTTATCCGAAGATTTGCTGAAGCACCAATCGACTGAAGATCCTGATGGAAGCTTCTACACTGGAAATGATCCTGATGGGAGTTTTTACAATGGGGGTGATCTTGATGGAAGCTTCTATAATGGGGATGATCCTGATAGAAGCTTCTATGGTAGAGATGATACTGATTATCTTAATGGAAGTGATGATGGACCGCCGAGGAAGAGTTCTGAAGATATTATACAGTCAAGAGCTCAAAATGGCTTTGCATGTAGAGAGATCCCAGTTAAAGAGACTAGAAAAGTATTTCGCTCAGAG GATGAAAATGGTAATAAGATGATCAATCAATATGTCCATCTGGGAAAGATTGGTTCTGGAAGCTATGGTAAAGTG GTTCTATACAGAAGCATGAAAGATGGGAAGCTATATGCAGTGAAG GTTTTGAATAAGCCTTACATGATGAAAGTACGTGTCGTACGATCAGAAACTGCCATGACAGATGTTCTTCGGGAG GTATCCATCATGAAAATGTTGAATCATCCCAATATTGTAAATCTCGTTGAGGTGATTGATGACCCAAACATAGATAAATTCTACATGG TTCTTGAATATGTTGAAGGAAAAATGGTCTGTGATAATGGTTTAGAAGAAGCTACCGCCAGAAATTATTTGCGAGACATAATATCTGGTCTTATGTATCTTCACTCTCAT AACATTATTCATGGTGATATCAAACCGGACAATCTCTTGGTTACAAGTACTAGCAATGTGAAGATAGGAGATTTCAGTGTTAGCCAGGTTTTTGAG GATGATGATGATATGCTTTGGAGATCTCCTGGTACTCCTGTTTTTACTGCACCGGAGTGCTGTCAAG GTTCAGCCTACCATGGTAGGGCATCTGATACATGGGCAGTTGGTGTAACTTTATATTGCATGATTTCTGGGCACTATCCATTTCTTGGAGATACATTGCAGGAAACTTATGATaag ATTGTCAATGATCCTGTGCAAATACCTGGTGACATGAACCCCCAACTTGCTGATTTGCTCCAAAGGCTTCTCTGCAaag ATCCAGGTGATCGAATCACCTTGCAGGCTGCGGCTGAGCATGCTTGGGTTGCTGCAGACAAGGGCCCAGTCCCTGAATACATTTGCAGATGTGGGTTTGGCCGCAAGAAGAAGAATGATTTTCAGGAAGAAGTACAATAA
- the LOC133910732 gene encoding uncharacterized protein LOC133910732 — protein sequence MPGHWRIHRNRLEGHNRLYNDYFADPAVYPDYIFRRTFRMKRDLYFKIVQAVEEHDPWFQQRRNAAVELGLSSLQKVIAAFRMLAYDAAADSLDECLRLGESTIIESMRRFVRAIIEVFGNEYLRAPNEEDTARLLDMNQ from the exons ATGCCGGGTCATTGGCGTATCCACCGGAATCGGCTGGAGGGCCACAATAGGTTGTACAACGACTACTTTGCGGACCCCGCGGTGTACCCCGACTACATTTTTCGTCGCAC GTTCAGGATGAAACGTGACCTTTACTTCAAGATTGTGCAGGCGGTTGAGGAGCATGACCCGTGGTTCCAGCAAAGGAGGAACGCTGCAGTCGAGCTGGGGCTGTCCTCTTTGCAAAAAGTTATTGCGGCATTTCGTATGCTTGCATACGATGCTGCTGCAGATTCTCTTGATGAGTGCCTCCGGCTAGGGGAGAGCACCATCATTGAGAGCATGAGGCGGTTTGTGCGTGCTATCATCGAGGTGTTCGGCAATGAGTACCTCCGTGCTCCGAACGAGGAGGACACTGCTCGCTTGCTTGATATGAACCAGTGA